Proteins from a single region of Corynebacterium casei LMG S-19264:
- a CDS encoding long-chain-fatty-acid--CoA ligase produces the protein MSASETKAWTKLYAPWTEPELEYGEDTLASIYDRNLELNADKPATYFFGRGQNYKELDQQVRAAAAGLKAFGIRPGDRVAIVLPNCPQHLAAFFAIQKLGATVVEHNPLYTAHELEGLFKDHGARVAITWDKAAPTLEMIRATTDLETIVSVNMTEAMPRRMQLLLSIPIPPISAKRDALTGAAPNTVPWSTLISQAIGGNGRDFVNNEVSHDDTALILYTSGTTGAPKGAMISHANILANCVMGKAWVPGLGEKPERFLAALPFFHVYGMTTVVALGVYVGAEIILLPAPQIPLIMDVIKKHTPTWAPGVPTLYDKILAAAEEKGMDKTQHPIASSFSGAATLPVRTVARWEAFSGGLLVEGYGLTETAPVICANPMDGNHRPGYVGLPFPDTEVRIANPENLDETMPDGEEGELLVRGPQVFKGYLNNPEATAATFHGDWFRTGDAGVMEEDGFVRLVARLKEIIITGGFNVYPGEVEEAISAHPDIEGIAVVGRPRHDGSEDVVACVTLRDGAALDPEGLKDFARERLTRYKVPRTFYHFEELAKDQLGKIRRREVQQDLLKMLGDK, from the coding sequence ATGTCAGCATCTGAAACCAAGGCCTGGACCAAGCTCTACGCCCCTTGGACCGAACCCGAACTGGAATATGGCGAAGACACCCTCGCGTCAATCTATGACCGCAACTTGGAGCTCAACGCCGACAAACCCGCTACTTATTTCTTCGGACGCGGCCAAAACTACAAAGAACTTGACCAGCAGGTGCGTGCTGCCGCCGCAGGCCTGAAAGCCTTTGGCATCCGTCCGGGTGACCGCGTCGCTATTGTGCTTCCAAACTGCCCGCAGCACCTCGCGGCTTTCTTCGCTATTCAAAAGCTTGGCGCAACTGTGGTTGAGCACAACCCGCTGTACACCGCGCATGAACTCGAAGGACTTTTCAAAGACCACGGCGCACGCGTAGCCATTACTTGGGATAAAGCGGCACCAACGCTGGAAATGATTCGCGCTACTACTGACTTGGAAACCATTGTCTCCGTCAACATGACTGAAGCAATGCCGCGTCGCATGCAGCTGCTGCTGAGCATTCCAATTCCTCCGATTAGCGCCAAGCGCGATGCATTAACAGGCGCTGCCCCAAATACGGTTCCATGGTCAACGCTGATTTCTCAAGCCATCGGCGGCAATGGCAGGGACTTTGTCAACAATGAAGTCTCTCATGATGACACCGCTCTGATTCTGTATACCTCCGGCACCACGGGCGCACCCAAGGGTGCGATGATTTCCCATGCCAATATTTTGGCCAACTGTGTCATGGGCAAGGCGTGGGTTCCAGGACTTGGTGAAAAGCCGGAGCGTTTCCTCGCGGCGCTGCCGTTCTTCCATGTGTACGGCATGACCACCGTGGTAGCGCTGGGTGTTTACGTTGGCGCGGAAATTATCCTGCTGCCGGCACCACAGATTCCGCTGATTATGGATGTTATTAAGAAGCACACGCCAACGTGGGCGCCAGGCGTGCCAACTCTGTATGACAAGATTTTGGCTGCAGCTGAAGAAAAGGGCATGGATAAGACGCAGCATCCGATTGCGAGTTCTTTCTCTGGTGCCGCAACATTGCCGGTTCGTACCGTAGCACGGTGGGAAGCATTCTCCGGCGGCTTGCTGGTGGAAGGCTACGGCCTGACTGAAACAGCACCGGTTATTTGTGCCAACCCGATGGACGGTAACCACCGTCCGGGCTATGTCGGCCTACCGTTTCCAGATACCGAGGTACGTATTGCTAACCCAGAAAACCTCGATGAAACTATGCCTGATGGCGAGGAAGGTGAGCTGCTAGTCCGCGGCCCACAGGTATTCAAGGGTTATCTCAATAATCCAGAAGCTACCGCCGCAACCTTTCACGGTGATTGGTTCCGCACTGGTGACGCAGGCGTCATGGAAGAAGATGGCTTTGTCCGTCTCGTAGCCCGCCTCAAGGAAATCATCATCACCGGCGGATTCAACGTCTACCCTGGTGAGGTCGAGGAAGCTATCTCAGCGCATCCAGATATCGAAGGCATTGCCGTAGTTGGACGTCCACGTCATGACGGATCCGAAGATGTGGTCGCGTGTGTCACGCTGCGCGACGGTGCTGCTCTCGACCCAGAAGGTCTAAAAGACTTTGCCCGCGAGCGTCTTACCCGCTACAAGGTGCCACGTACCTTCTACCACTTTGAAGAACTGGCCAAAGACCAGCTGGGCAAGATTCGCCGCCGCGAAGTCCAGCAGGATCTTCTTAAGATGCTGGGCGATAAGTAA
- a CDS encoding long-chain-fatty-acid--CoA ligase, whose amino-acid sequence MSATENKTWLQHYPEWTPHSLDYGDTTLLDVYDNNLAINGHKSALSFFGRSQSYADLDRQVRRAAAGLKAFGVRPGDRVAMVLPNCPQHVAAFYAVLKLGASVVEHNPLYTAPELEKLFKDHGARIAIAWDKAAPTLEKLRGTTDLETVISVNMIDAMPTLQQIALRIPVPPLKAKRDQLSGEARNSVPWDTLIGNAIGGDGSDIESEPSVTTDTTAVVMYTSGTTGQPKGAELTHGSLFANIAQGKAWVPELGDSDERMLAALPFFHAYGLTMNLTLAQFIGGELVLLPSPQIPLIMDIMKKRTPTWVPGVPTLYSRIVEAAKDKGIAIKGIRSAFSGAASLPVSTVEDWEELTQGRLVEGFGLTETSPILIGNPMTDSRRPGYVGIPFPDTEIRIVNPENPDEIMPDGEEGEIIARGPQVFKGYLNNPEATEQAFHNGWFRTGDLGIMEEDGFIRLVARLKEVIITGGFNVYPAEVEEALLSHPDVEEAAVVGRPREDGSEDVVACVALRDGAALDPEGLKEFSRERLTRYKVPRTFYHFEALAKDQLGKIRRREVQQDLINLLEKQNK is encoded by the coding sequence ATGTCTGCTACAGAAAATAAAACTTGGCTTCAGCACTACCCTGAATGGACTCCCCATTCCTTAGACTACGGCGACACCACCTTGCTGGACGTCTATGACAACAACCTGGCAATTAATGGCCACAAGTCGGCGTTGAGCTTCTTTGGCCGCAGCCAATCTTATGCAGATCTGGACCGTCAGGTTCGCCGCGCGGCCGCCGGCTTGAAGGCTTTCGGCGTACGCCCGGGCGACCGCGTAGCAATGGTTCTGCCGAACTGCCCGCAGCACGTCGCCGCCTTTTATGCCGTGCTCAAGCTGGGCGCATCGGTAGTTGAGCACAACCCGCTGTACACCGCGCCCGAGCTGGAAAAACTCTTTAAGGATCACGGTGCCCGCATTGCTATTGCGTGGGATAAAGCAGCACCAACCCTGGAGAAACTGCGCGGAACGACTGACTTAGAGACCGTTATTTCCGTCAACATGATTGACGCGATGCCCACGTTGCAGCAGATTGCCCTACGCATTCCGGTTCCACCGCTTAAGGCAAAGCGCGATCAGCTCTCCGGCGAAGCCCGCAATTCAGTTCCCTGGGACACTTTGATTGGCAACGCCATTGGTGGCGACGGCAGCGATATTGAATCTGAGCCATCAGTCACCACGGACACCACCGCCGTGGTTATGTACACCTCCGGCACCACGGGCCAGCCCAAGGGCGCCGAACTTACCCACGGCTCTCTCTTTGCCAATATCGCGCAGGGCAAGGCTTGGGTTCCAGAGTTGGGTGATTCCGATGAGCGCATGCTGGCAGCGCTGCCGTTCTTCCACGCTTATGGCCTGACCATGAACCTCACCTTGGCGCAGTTCATCGGCGGCGAGCTGGTCCTTCTCCCCTCCCCGCAGATTCCACTCATCATGGACATCATGAAAAAGCGCACCCCAACCTGGGTTCCGGGCGTGCCAACGCTCTACAGCCGAATCGTGGAAGCAGCCAAGGACAAAGGCATTGCTATTAAGGGCATCCGCAGTGCATTCTCTGGCGCTGCCTCTCTTCCGGTTTCCACCGTGGAGGACTGGGAAGAGCTCACCCAAGGCCGCCTGGTTGAGGGCTTTGGCTTAACAGAGACTTCCCCAATTCTTATTGGCAACCCAATGACTGATAGCCGCCGTCCTGGCTACGTGGGCATCCCTTTCCCCGATACGGAAATCCGCATTGTTAATCCAGAGAACCCGGATGAAATCATGCCGGATGGTGAGGAAGGCGAAATCATCGCCCGCGGCCCACAGGTTTTCAAGGGCTACCTCAACAACCCGGAGGCAACAGAGCAGGCCTTCCACAATGGCTGGTTCCGCACCGGCGACTTGGGAATCATGGAAGAAGACGGTTTCATCCGCCTGGTTGCACGCTTGAAGGAAGTCATCATCACTGGTGGTTTCAATGTATATCCAGCTGAGGTTGAAGAAGCACTTCTCTCCCACCCAGATGTGGAAGAAGCAGCCGTGGTGGGCCGCCCACGCGAGGACGGCTCCGAGGATGTCGTTGCGTGCGTAGCCCTTCGCGATGGCGCCGCATTGGATCCCGAGGGCCTCAAGGAATTCTCCCGCGAGCGCCTGACCCGCTACAAGGTTCCACGCACTTTCTACCACTTCGAAGCCCTGGCTAAGGACCAGCTGGGCAAGATCCGCCGCCGCGAAGTCCAGCAGGATCTGATCAACCTCTTGGAGAAGCAAAACAAGTAA
- a CDS encoding aminoacyl-tRNA deacylase: MSQPENSTATDSANNPAAKPDNAPDNIVEVITMNPDVSDTASFMEKYDVSASQSINSIVVSVKSNGERAPYLVLVPATHTLDNKGMKRALGGKASFMPMDDALALTQMERDSVGPIGLPDGLGVVGDSSRLNEESYIIGGGKLGIKYRIAHDALLKLIDIDARDIFNERTP, translated from the coding sequence ATGAGCCAGCCTGAAAACAGCACCGCCACCGATTCCGCCAATAACCCCGCTGCGAAACCAGACAACGCTCCAGATAACATTGTCGAAGTCATCACGATGAACCCGGATGTTTCTGATACCGCATCTTTTATGGAGAAATACGATGTTTCTGCAAGCCAGAGCATCAATTCCATTGTTGTATCCGTCAAAAGCAACGGCGAGCGCGCACCTTATCTAGTGCTGGTGCCAGCAACCCACACCTTGGATAACAAGGGCATGAAACGAGCCCTGGGTGGAAAAGCATCTTTCATGCCGATGGATGATGCGCTGGCATTGACGCAGATGGAACGCGACAGCGTCGGGCCTATCGGTTTGCCAGACGGTCTTGGGGTGGTCGGGGATTCTTCCCGGTTGAATGAAGAGTCCTACATCATCGGCGGCGGCAAGCTGGGCATCAAGTACCGCATTGCTCACGATGCATTGCTCAAGCTCATCGACATTGATGCCCGCGACATATTCAATGAGCGCACACCGTAG
- the mshA gene encoding D-inositol-3-phosphate glycosyltransferase, producing MRVAMIAMHTSPIAQPGSGDAGGMNVYVLSIATQLARKGVDVDIFTRATRPSQGEIVEIEPHLRVINIVAGPFEGLSKEELPTQLAAFSGGMVQFIKCNNLFYDLIHSHYWLSGQVGWLLRDLWGIPFVHTAHTLAAVKNAYRAADDSPESEARRICEQQLSDNADVMVVNTEDEKRELIAHYDAQECHIDVITPGADTDLFTPGTDRNTERSRRELGIPLHTKVVAFVGRLQKFKGPEVLIRATAELFKRDPHRNLRVVICGGASGEASNVQSYHELARELGVTHRIRFLDARPPQELVAVYQAADIVAVPSYNESFGLVAMEAQATGTPVVAARVGGLPIAVDHNVTGLLIDGHDPATWADSLGELLDDDERRIAMGEEAVGHAAKFSWAASAQDLLKVYEEATKLDMSECHGPRQAAGI from the coding sequence ATGAGAGTCGCCATGATTGCAATGCATACCTCGCCAATTGCCCAGCCTGGCTCCGGTGACGCTGGCGGGATGAACGTCTACGTGCTGTCCATTGCAACGCAGTTGGCGCGCAAGGGCGTGGACGTGGATATTTTCACGCGCGCGACCCGTCCGAGCCAGGGCGAGATTGTGGAGATTGAGCCGCACCTGCGCGTCATTAACATTGTGGCGGGTCCTTTTGAGGGCCTGAGCAAAGAAGAGCTGCCAACGCAGTTGGCGGCGTTTTCTGGTGGCATGGTGCAGTTTATTAAGTGCAATAACTTGTTCTATGATCTCATCCACTCCCACTATTGGCTCTCGGGCCAGGTGGGCTGGCTGTTGCGTGATTTGTGGGGCATTCCCTTCGTGCACACGGCACACACCCTGGCGGCGGTGAAGAATGCTTACCGGGCTGCCGATGATTCCCCGGAGTCGGAAGCGCGACGTATCTGTGAGCAGCAGCTGTCAGATAATGCGGATGTCATGGTGGTCAACACTGAGGATGAAAAGCGCGAGCTGATCGCGCATTATGATGCGCAGGAATGCCACATTGATGTGATCACTCCTGGCGCGGACACGGATCTCTTTACTCCCGGCACCGACCGCAATACTGAGCGTAGTCGCCGTGAATTAGGTATTCCGCTGCACACCAAAGTTGTGGCATTCGTGGGCCGATTGCAGAAGTTCAAGGGCCCAGAGGTGCTCATTCGCGCAACGGCAGAATTGTTTAAGCGTGACCCGCACCGAAATCTCCGTGTGGTTATTTGTGGTGGGGCATCGGGTGAGGCGTCGAACGTGCAAAGCTACCACGAACTAGCGCGTGAGCTGGGCGTTACCCACCGCATTCGTTTCCTTGATGCCCGCCCGCCGCAGGAGCTAGTTGCGGTGTATCAGGCTGCGGATATTGTTGCGGTGCCAAGTTACAACGAGTCTTTTGGTCTGGTAGCTATGGAAGCCCAGGCCACCGGTACGCCTGTTGTTGCTGCGCGCGTGGGCGGTTTGCCGATTGCCGTTGACCACAATGTCACGGGCTTGCTTATTGATGGCCACGATCCCGCAACCTGGGCTGATTCGCTGGGAGAGCTGCTCGATGATGACGAACGGCGCATCGCCATGGGCGAGGAAGCCGTGGGGCATGCGGCGAAGTTTAGTTGGGCTGCCTCGGCGCAGGACCTGTTGAAGGTCTACGAAGAAGCAACCAAGCTGGACATGTCTGAATGCCACGGCCCGCGCCAAGCTGCCGGAATCTAA
- a CDS encoding phosphoglyceromutase, producing MTNGKLILLRHGQSKWNESNQFTGWVDVDLTEKGEAEAKRGGEMLVENNILPSVVYTSLLRRAIRTANISLNAADRHWIPVIRDWRLNERHYGALQGLNKAETKDKYGDEQFMEWRRSYGTPPPELADDAEYSQAEDVRYAHLDTVPRTECLKDVVERFIPYFKEEILPRAQRGETVLVAAHGNSLRALVKYLDNISDDDIAELNIPTGIPLVYEITESGEVVNPGGTYLDPEAAAAGAAAVAAQGGK from the coding sequence ATGACTAACGGAAAGCTAATTCTTTTACGCCATGGCCAGTCCAAGTGGAATGAATCCAACCAGTTCACCGGCTGGGTTGATGTTGATTTGACCGAAAAGGGCGAGGCCGAGGCCAAGCGTGGCGGTGAGATGTTGGTAGAAAACAACATTTTGCCTTCTGTTGTGTACACCTCCTTGTTGCGCCGTGCGATCCGCACCGCCAACATTTCCCTCAATGCAGCGGATCGTCACTGGATTCCAGTCATCCGTGACTGGCGTTTGAATGAGCGCCACTACGGTGCGCTGCAGGGGCTGAACAAGGCAGAGACCAAGGATAAGTACGGTGATGAGCAGTTCATGGAGTGGCGTCGTTCTTACGGCACCCCGCCGCCAGAGCTTGCCGATGACGCTGAGTACTCCCAGGCCGAAGACGTTCGTTATGCACACCTGGATACCGTCCCGCGCACCGAGTGCCTTAAGGATGTTGTTGAGCGTTTCATTCCTTACTTCAAGGAAGAAATTCTGCCTCGCGCCCAGCGCGGCGAGACCGTCTTGGTAGCGGCCCATGGCAACTCTTTGCGTGCACTGGTGAAGTACTTGGACAACATCTCCGATGATGACATTGCGGAACTCAACATCCCAACCGGCATTCCACTGGTGTATGAAATCACCGAATCCGGCGAGGTTGTCAACCCAGGCGGTACCTACCTGGACCCAGAAGCAGCAGCAGCTGGCGCTGCAGCAGTCGCAGCGCAGGGCGGCAAGTAA
- a CDS encoding sensor histidine kinase encodes MATAIAFIAGIIVCLIAMPVFRFIQRRVLSSRQSSSIEANQVTTVSQVLHLAIQGAPTGVTVVDQSGDVILSNPAAHEMTIVHDRSINPELWRVAEKVFDDKEERIIDHSISKRRTGNRVLQIRALVKPLTLIDDRFVIIFATDESEYARMESARRDFVANVSHELKTPVGGIALLAEALLDSPEDPEHVEYFGSRVQKEAYRMADMVNELIALSKLQGAEALPELEPVSVDAIVNEAIIRNQLTAESHEIQITRGMSVDALVEGDKALLVTAVSNLIANAVHYSPEAMPVSISQKRINDDIVAIRVTDRGIGIAPEDQARVFERFFRVDKARSRQTGGTGLGLAIVKHVVANHGGNIKLWSRLGTGSTFTIELPIYHEPKPEKIPAATDNEHEKSPKADLHSAVARAASRRKDKTS; translated from the coding sequence GTGGCAACGGCAATTGCATTCATCGCAGGCATCATCGTCTGCCTCATTGCAATGCCGGTTTTCCGATTCATCCAACGCCGGGTCTTAAGCTCCCGGCAATCCAGCTCGATTGAAGCTAACCAGGTCACCACCGTGAGCCAGGTGCTGCACTTGGCTATTCAAGGCGCTCCGACTGGCGTGACAGTGGTGGACCAATCCGGGGATGTCATTTTGTCTAATCCGGCGGCACACGAGATGACGATTGTGCATGACCGCTCCATCAACCCTGAGCTGTGGCGCGTTGCCGAAAAAGTCTTTGATGATAAAGAAGAGCGCATCATTGACCATTCCATTTCCAAACGCCGCACCGGCAACCGAGTGCTGCAGATTCGCGCACTGGTTAAACCGCTAACGCTTATTGATGACCGCTTTGTCATTATCTTCGCCACAGATGAATCTGAATACGCGCGCATGGAATCAGCGCGCCGTGACTTTGTGGCCAACGTGTCCCACGAACTCAAGACACCCGTTGGCGGTATCGCTTTGCTGGCGGAAGCGCTGCTGGATTCTCCCGAAGATCCGGAGCATGTCGAATACTTCGGCTCGCGCGTGCAAAAAGAGGCCTACCGCATGGCGGATATGGTCAATGAGCTCATCGCACTATCCAAGCTGCAGGGCGCCGAGGCACTCCCAGAATTGGAACCAGTATCCGTGGATGCGATTGTGAATGAAGCAATCATCCGCAACCAGCTGACCGCCGAATCCCATGAAATTCAGATCACTCGTGGCATGAGCGTTGACGCTTTGGTTGAGGGTGACAAGGCACTGCTGGTGACCGCAGTTTCCAATCTAATTGCCAACGCGGTGCACTACTCACCAGAGGCAATGCCGGTATCCATCTCCCAAAAGCGCATCAATGATGACATCGTTGCCATCCGCGTCACGGACCGCGGAATTGGTATCGCTCCTGAGGATCAAGCGCGTGTGTTTGAACGCTTTTTCCGTGTTGATAAAGCCCGATCGCGGCAAACTGGCGGAACTGGCCTAGGATTGGCAATAGTAAAGCACGTTGTTGCAAACCACGGCGGAAACATTAAATTGTGGTCTCGTCTTGGCACTGGATCAACATTTACAATTGAACTTCCTATTTATCACGAACCAAAGCCTGAAAAGATTCCGGCGGCGACAGATAATGAACATGAGAAGTCTCCGAAGGCTGACTTGCACTCTGCGGTAGCTCGGGCAGCTTCTCGTCGAAAGGATAAAACCTCATGA
- a CDS encoding response regulator transcription factor, translating into MTTILIVEDEESLADPLAFLLRKEGFDPIVAHDGKTALAEFGRHDVDIVLLDLMLPGMSGTDVCKQLRATSSVPVIMVTARDSEIDKVVGLELGADDYVTKPYSSRELIARIRAVLRRGGEAVEADEEFDDQILEGGRVRMDVERHTVSVDGEAVSMPLKEFDLLEYLLRNAGRVLTRGQLIDRIWGADYVGDTKTLDVHVKRLRSKIESEPSRPQHLVTVRGLGYKFDV; encoded by the coding sequence ATGACGACTATCCTCATCGTCGAAGACGAAGAATCGTTGGCAGATCCGCTGGCGTTCCTTCTCCGAAAAGAGGGGTTTGATCCCATCGTGGCGCACGATGGCAAAACCGCACTCGCTGAGTTTGGCCGCCACGACGTGGACATCGTACTGCTGGATCTGATGCTGCCCGGAATGTCAGGAACCGATGTGTGCAAGCAACTGCGTGCTACTTCTTCGGTTCCCGTGATTATGGTGACCGCCCGTGATTCTGAAATCGACAAAGTCGTCGGACTAGAACTCGGCGCCGATGACTATGTCACCAAGCCATACTCCTCCCGCGAACTCATTGCTCGTATTCGCGCGGTGCTGCGTCGCGGCGGCGAAGCAGTCGAAGCCGATGAAGAATTTGATGACCAGATTCTCGAAGGCGGACGCGTGCGCATGGACGTCGAACGCCACACCGTCTCCGTCGACGGCGAAGCAGTCTCCATGCCGCTGAAAGAATTCGACCTTCTAGAGTACCTCCTGCGCAACGCCGGACGCGTACTCACCCGCGGCCAGCTCATCGACCGCATCTGGGGCGCAGATTACGTCGGCGACACCAAGACCCTAGACGTCCACGTCAAGCGCCTGCGCTCCAAGATCGAATCCGAACCCTCACGCCCACAACACCTCGTAACCGTGCGCGGGTTGGGGTATAAGTTCGACGTCTAA
- a CDS encoding Ppx/GppA phosphatase family protein, with protein MRLGVLDVGSNTVHLVAVNATNGGRPTPMSDWKTPLRLVEQLDKDGNIHAKGVKKLVASVGEAAELGKKLDCDEFIAFATSAVRSAPNSDEVLDTVEKETGVRLEVLSGEEEAQLTFLAVRRWYGWSAGRVTNIDIGGGSLELSTGSDEHPEMAFSLDLGAGRLTHNWFDTDPPAKKHVQALRDYIDAELEGPASQMKSLGPARLAVGTSKTLRSLSRLTGSAPSSAGPFVQRTLTAAGLRQLINFISRMTAADRADLEGVSSDRSHQIVAGALVAEASMRALGLEKLEICPWALREGVILRRTDKGLD; from the coding sequence GTGCGATTAGGTGTATTAGATGTCGGAAGTAATACTGTCCACCTCGTGGCAGTCAATGCCACCAATGGCGGCCGTCCGACCCCGATGAGTGACTGGAAGACTCCGTTGCGTCTTGTCGAGCAACTGGACAAGGACGGCAACATTCACGCCAAAGGTGTGAAGAAGCTTGTCGCCTCCGTCGGCGAGGCTGCTGAGCTGGGCAAAAAGCTCGATTGCGATGAGTTCATTGCCTTCGCTACTTCCGCCGTGCGTTCCGCGCCGAACTCTGATGAGGTCTTGGACACCGTCGAGAAAGAAACCGGAGTCCGCCTGGAGGTGCTCAGCGGTGAGGAAGAAGCACAACTGACCTTCTTGGCTGTGCGTCGTTGGTACGGTTGGTCCGCAGGCCGTGTGACCAACATCGACATCGGCGGTGGCTCGCTTGAGCTATCCACAGGTTCAGACGAGCACCCAGAGATGGCCTTCTCTCTCGACTTGGGCGCGGGCCGGTTGACCCACAACTGGTTTGATACTGACCCACCGGCGAAGAAGCATGTTCAGGCCCTGCGTGACTACATCGACGCGGAGCTCGAAGGCCCGGCCTCACAGATGAAGAGCCTGGGCCCTGCTCGCCTGGCTGTTGGCACATCGAAGACGTTGCGTTCATTGTCGCGCCTGACTGGTTCAGCACCGTCGTCCGCCGGTCCTTTCGTGCAGCGCACGCTGACGGCTGCTGGTTTGCGCCAGCTGATAAACTTTATTTCTCGAATGACAGCGGCAGACCGTGCGGATCTGGAGGGCGTAAGCTCTGATAGGTCGCACCAGATTGTTGCTGGTGCCCTCGTGGCTGAAGCTTCTATGCGTGCATTAGGCCTAGAAAAGTTGGAAATCTGCCCGTGGGCATTGCGTGAAGGCGTAATTTTGCGCCGGACTGACAAGGGACTGGATTAA
- the proC gene encoding pyrroline-5-carboxylate reductase: MTKIAIIGGGQIGEALTGGLIASGFDGKDIVVTNRGAERRKEFEETYKVNTTDNNQEAVSDADVVFVCVKPYAIVDMFAEINDSLPEGAVVVSMAAAINLEKLEGAVGPKVPVVRSLPNTPMLVRNGMNIVVPGKNVTSEQLDTVKELLSTVGQVLELTEDKMDVAAALAGSGPAYYFLVTEALIDAGVNLGLTRDQASELANVTAAGAGQLLVESEKNASSLRYGVSSPGGTTVAALRELEESGIRGAFFRAIEKCVERTRSIS, encoded by the coding sequence ATGACAAAAATTGCAATTATCGGCGGTGGCCAGATTGGTGAAGCACTCACCGGTGGTCTCATCGCATCAGGATTTGATGGAAAAGACATTGTTGTAACCAACCGTGGGGCAGAACGCCGCAAGGAGTTCGAGGAAACCTACAAGGTCAACACCACGGACAACAACCAGGAAGCAGTAAGCGACGCAGACGTTGTGTTCGTCTGCGTGAAGCCATACGCAATCGTCGACATGTTCGCAGAAATCAACGACAGCCTGCCTGAGGGTGCCGTTGTTGTGTCCATGGCCGCGGCAATCAATCTGGAGAAGCTCGAAGGCGCTGTGGGACCGAAGGTTCCAGTCGTGCGTTCTTTGCCTAATACACCAATGCTGGTACGAAACGGCATGAACATTGTGGTTCCGGGCAAGAACGTCACCAGTGAGCAGCTAGACACCGTTAAGGAACTGCTCTCCACCGTGGGCCAGGTATTGGAGCTGACCGAAGACAAGATGGACGTGGCGGCAGCCTTGGCTGGTTCTGGTCCGGCTTATTACTTCCTTGTTACCGAGGCGCTCATCGACGCAGGCGTGAACCTGGGTCTTACTCGTGATCAGGCATCGGAATTGGCAAATGTTACCGCGGCCGGCGCAGGACAGCTTCTGGTGGAGTCTGAGAAGAACGCCAGCAGCCTGCGCTACGGTGTTTCCTCCCCGGGCGGCACCACCGTGGCAGCACTACGTGAGCTCGAAGAGTCCGGCATCCGTGGCGCATTCTTCCGCGCAATTGAGAAGTGCGTGGAGCGTACCCGCTCAATCAGCTAG
- a CDS encoding helix-turn-helix domain-containing protein: protein MANEDKGTFLTVAEVADIMRVSKMTVYRLVHAGDLPAVRVGRSFRVNDKAVQDYLNNSVYDVG from the coding sequence ATGGCTAATGAAGATAAGGGAACCTTTCTAACGGTCGCAGAGGTCGCGGATATAATGCGCGTCTCGAAGATGACTGTTTACCGACTGGTTCATGCAGGCGATCTGCCAGCTGTTCGCGTGGGACGTTCTTTCCGCGTTAACGACAAGGCAGTTCAGGATTACTTGAACAACTCGGTTTACGACGTTGGATAG
- a CDS encoding 30S ribosomal protein bS22, whose translation MGSVIKKRRKRMSKKKHRKMLRRTRVQRRKLGK comes from the coding sequence ATGGGTTCAGTTATTAAGAAGCGTCGTAAGCGCATGTCCAAGAAGAAGCACCGCAAGATGCTTCGCCGCACTCGCGTGCAGCGTCGTAAGCTGGGCAAGTAA